The following DNA comes from Mya arenaria isolate MELC-2E11 chromosome 11, ASM2691426v1.
attaacataatctgaatcactgcgcgcatatccatgacaaccacaaattattgcatatccatatgcaattatttttactaagcacaaaagagttccagcaaaaaaatacatttttacttaaatttgtttaactgaggtgggagaaaaagcatctaccccaaaacaccctacgctcgggtccgAATGAACCTATCTCACACTCtaggccatggaagatacttatatacatgttaattgaaaatgtgTATATGTTACATGTTATTAtcttatattaaatatgtgAAAGGTAACACACCACAGTGGTTAGCTCGGCAGCTGTGTGGTTAGCAGACACTATGTGCTGAATGCCCTCTGAAAAAAAGGTACAAAAATTATTAACAAGTCTGGAAAAAAATACCTCAAAACTTGGAAAGAATCAActgttatcattgttttctcTCCAAGTCCAGCCTCAACATGTGCAAAAGTACATGTAACAGTCAGAGTGGGTGAATAAACTTGTTAGGATATTACttaatatacaattaaattatatacacaATATAGGAATGAGTTACTGGAGGGTGCGGCCCCCTGTCATATTAAGCAGCACTCCTCTACCCTATGGGAGACCAGCAACCTTTTGCATTCTGAGAATTGAATGCTAAAGATACTCAACTATTTcctgtgttttgtttaaaagcttccaaaatatataataataataatacagtcatcgaaattagacttttggatgaacaagcccgaattcttatactattgcttcagcatcaaaattttgaacaagccctgctatataaaattcagaatatgagcaagcccgaaagacattttaccagtgcagggcttgtgggcttgtgctaatttcgaccactgataataataataataataataataataataataataataataataacaatatgtaATTCATACAAACTTTCATATCTGGCAGTTCAAACATAAAACTTCTTCAATTGAACACATTTCTAATATCTTTTGTTAAATTATCATTTGTAAGGTCTCTAAAGCTTGAAACAAATGGCCCTTTAACTCTTAGCACCGTCCCTTTTctcagcaccctgtcctatTATAAAACCCAGTTAAACCACTACAATGATTTCAAATACTATCTCTGACTTATACTGCCATCTGCCTTCTTGAGTGAcaaatttttataattattatatgatcTCAGGTCAATTAAACTCTTTGTGATTTTGATTTCCTAAATGATTTTCAAATCTCATGTGTATGTcaacttttttaacaacttgaaaataaaaaacaagCAAACTCAATTTGCTTACTATGAAAAATTAAACAAGCTTTCCaaagtttgctttttaaataGAAATCAAACAATCCATATAAAATTTGCTTTCTAAATGCAAATCAAACAATCCATATTAAATTTGCTTTCTAAATGCAAATCAAACAAGCCATATAAAATTTGCTTTCTAAATGTAAATCAAACAAGCATATAAAATTTGCtttctaaatgtaaaacaaacaagccatataaaatttgctttataaatgtaaaacaaacaagccATATAAAAATTGCTTTCTTAATGTAAATCAAACAAGCCATATAAAATTTGCTTTCTAAATGCAAATCAAACAATCCATATTAAATTTGCTTTCTAAATGTAAATCAAACAAGCATATAAAATTTGCTTTCTAAATGTAAATCAAACAAACCATATAAAATTtgctttataaatgtaaatcaaacaagccaaatatttttttgctctttaaatgtaaatcaaaCAAGCCATATAAAAATTGCTTTCTAAATGTAAATCAAACAAGCCATATAAAATTtgctttataaatgtaaaacaaacaagccATATAAAAATTGCTTTCTAAATGTAAATCAAACAAGCCAtataaaatttgctttttatcaaaaCCAAACATATTGCTTTCTTAGATAATCAAACAAGCCCACACAATTTGCTTTCTTAGAAAATGAAACAAGCCTATAACTGCATCTGTCGTCTCTTTACCTTTACTAGGGTCAGGGGAATCTTTCTGTGGCAGGCTTTGTTCAAATTTCTCTTGATCATCTACATCTGCTTCGAGTGAGCGATCCAAAtctttaatatcattatcatcCATGTCACCTGTCTCATCTTCAGACTGTGAGGCGtcactgttgttatttgtgTTTGCATTGGCAACAGTTGCTTCTTTATCTACATTGTTGTTCTCTGAGTGAGTATTCTTATTTGCTGCATCGCTATCACTTTGAGTATTTGTGTCCTTAGGCTTTGGGTAAAAGTCCCTACTTTGTGTCTTCAGTTTCACTTGCTCTGATCTGCTAAAATGAGGCATGTTTTTCCTTCGATCTAGAGAGCAGGTTTTCAAATCACTCTGAGCATTGTTTTCTGGCAAGTCCATCCCAGTCGTAAATGACGGGCTTTTGTGGCGTAGAATGGAAGTAGATCGAACCAGCTGCTGTTTCATAGAATACAGTTTTTCAGCACCGATAGGTTTTTCGACTAGAGATCTAAAACGCAGCAACATTTTCTGCCCCGCGGTATGATCCTCAGACGAGCTGTAGGATCGTGCATACTTTTCGTGATTTGTGGATGGCATTTTCATGTCAACAAGGCTCGTCGCCATGCACTTGCGGTATCGAATGTAAGCCGACAGGGAACCGAGAATTTCACTAACATGACGGCCAGTTGAGAAGCCATCTGTGTTGTCATGGTAACCAACCACCGTGAGAAGGCACTCGTCCACCTCTGAAAACAATCatacataatttcaaaatcatttttttacaatgctTATTCtacattaagttgttttatACTACTCCATTAATATGGAAAAACACATGGGAGATTCTTTTTAACCAACACTAGCGATAGGGAATTGAAAATCAACACTGATTCGATTGGTTTGATGAGGTAAATCCCAGAGTGTGACGTAAACTGTGCAAGCTTTTATTAACTTTTACTGTTTACATTAAGGCAGCATGTCATTTTATTATGAACAGGTATACACCAATGGCATATGCTTCCCAAAAGTCAATATTATCGAGGATGGAATACCCCTGACTCATCAGATTTCAACCCAGAAAGCATTTCAAAGGAAAAAGTACCCACACATGCGCATTGAATCCATGAACTGatatataacaatgttataatgACCACACTCATTGCCACCATGTTATGTCATAGTTAATGTGAGGGATGGTCTTCTGTCGTGAGGGAAAACAGGTGTACAGGTAACAGGAGGAATCCCGGCATTGtttattcaaccatttttgGACGGGGGTCAGAGCTTTTCTGATGGggaagaatgcattgttttgattacCATAAATGTCTTATTAGTCTTATTTTTACGAATTTGTAATTTGAACTCAGAAGTGAGCCAGAAAAAGTGGGGTGTAATAATCTGCATACCCTGTACAGGCTGTGCAAGAAAAAATAGCCAGTGCTGACGTGCCTCACACATCTGCAAGTGCCAGCACACACCGTTGTCTTCCCGGTGCCAGTACCTAAAACACATAACACACACAAATAAGCATTTAATCAATGTACAAGAAAAGAGTCGGTGTGGTTCACATGTCATTGTCTTCCCGAATGCCCGTATCTGCATATACATTGTAACACACAGATGTACCAACTATCTTAGAGCACACACCATTGCCTTCCTGATGCCAGTACCTGCATAACAGATTCAAGGATTCCGTTCAAAGAATGTTACTCCCCAAAATAGAGGTAAGGCTACAAAATCGAGTCCTTGGAAGAACAGATACTTTCTTCAATGTACATAAAACATCTACTTGTGACCTTAGTTGAAGAATTTGGTTATCTGTGTGCCGTGCCATATCATTTCACCTATGTTAACATTTCACATACATGTGCAAAATATGATGAAACATTTAACTACTATATGACAAACAACATTCATTAGTGCAGAATACtattatatacagtcgaaacctgttTGCTtgaactcacagggaccggcaaaaatacttAGAGCCTAGAAAAGTtcaagccaagcgggaatgcatacattcagaaaaataaatcgGTCCTCAACATTCAGTTCAAGCCATTGAGGAATTAAAGCCAAGCGAGTTCAAGCCATCAATGTTTGACTGTTTTAATGGTAGTTTTAATTGAATACCAAACAGGGTTACCTTTTCTGCTCCATTTTATCTGTCTGTATTTCGCCATCTTCCATGAAAAGGCTTCTCCAGAAACTTGGCTGCTTAGCTGGCATGGTCTCCTCCACAACATCGTGTTGCACGGGCAGACTTCCCATGATGCCCTTGCCTCGTACCATGGGCTCTTCCTCTCCCCCAGGCCTCGATGTAATACTTGTTGCTAGGCAACCTGGTTTCCAGCTTGTTGTTTTGGAAACATCTTTTAGTATTTGAAGAACCACCTATAAAATAGAACaaacatttccttttttatgtttaattaattaattaattgtgtattacaataaattaaTGTACTAATGATAGGGAATGGGTATTGGgaacttaaattaattaatgtacatgtactaatAATTAGAGAATAAGGATTATTAAATGTCTAATGAGTGTTGTCAATTGCAACTCCTTGTATGTACTGATGATGAAACATTGTATGAGTATTGTGAATCacaattaattacttataatggacaaaaataatttatttaacataatcaaGAGCATAACAAGCAGATGCTATCGCCTGTCAGTTTAGTTTTCCTCAAttgatcaaggggcataattctatACATATTTAAGCTAGAGTTAAGGCTACTTCTACATACAATTATATGAATTGTAACTGGTTACTAGTGTTCTAAgttgcattttaattttttttaacacatttttagcaATTGACAAGGTTGTTTTCGTGATAACCATACTTATGACACCACAGGTATGACAATTATTCACAAGAGCAAAGCAAATGCTTGCCTGTTGTGATatgtcgaaaaaggggcataactcaacatttcataatcatttgaatatatcttgaactgtttttgagttattgctatggttgattttttttaactacaacaatGCTGAAAAAAACACCAAGGCTGTTGCAATACCCCCAAAAAAACTCTTTGAAAAATTGACAGTCTCAACATATATTCTTCTGAAAATGAACGCTGTTACCTGTGAAGGCACTCTGACTTTGCGGAAGGTGGCATATATGAGGAATGGAGCACTCTGATTGTCAATGGAAGCCTCATGGTTCCATACCCTGTCACCATTAAGCAGCCCTTGTAGTTTCCAACCTGTGTGGACACCCACAGGAAATGGCTGAAAAGATGCGTATTGTGTAATGACagtttttaaacacaaaatgtatGGTATGctacaaatacatgtaactCTACAATAAATGCGTAGTCGAAAACCCACAATTGATGAATTCTGACAGATCCAGTCCATTCATCAATGAATGATATATAGCCCTATTTGTCACTATTACAAGGGTAATAGCTTTTTAAGGGTTGTCTCATAAGTTGATGAATGATTACTAATAGACAAAAACAGTTCCAGTTACATTGAGTATACCTCACATTTCTTAAAATCATAAAGTAATACCATTATTccttagtttagtttaaacatatttattttacaacgattgtgaaacaagttattacatcattatattaatcactctcgttggcacgattttaggcgagagtggtcttgtgttgtgggggaaaccggagacccggagaaaacccacttgtccggcttggtgaccacaaaccaaacacacATGCCCCCAAGCcaggaatcgaacctgggtcgcctaggtgagaagcaagtgtactaaccactgcgctaactggacaaccatTATTCCTTAGGGGATATATCTGTACCAGGgcgagggggcgacttgggcgaagtggttgcctaaaattcccagacttcaCCCATTTGaatcatcaaagcgacattgacttcgccgaaattataacacattgtaaatctgtcaatcagggAGTATTTGGCCACTGTCCCATTAGTCAAGACATCGCAATTagccattcataaaatttggtTTGTACAGTACAAATCCAGATAAATAAAGAGTTAACTAAGTAACAGTAAATGAGACTGTTATATGAGTCACATGTAGGCCAGGGctagtattcattaaacatcttaaGTGATGACTTAaaataggaaatgacttaagatgtatAATAAATACTTGCCCTGGAAATCAATTTTGCATTACAATGTATGTCATGCACATATCTCAATCTGTACAGAAAATTGCAATTATAACTCAGTCTGATCTTTTATCTAGAAATCATTGTATCTTGTTAAACATACAAAAGCTAAAGGTGTTTGCAgagctttttctgcccattttgggaaaaagaccctagacattttgggaaaatttgcaaaaatgccgaaattgggaaattttacagttaaaagaacaaaCTGTCTGGTCTCCTGTGaatgaagaaattatttaatattagtttcttttcaCTTTTAAAAGATCAAAATGGCTGAAACATCAATCcctggggtgtaaatatctattaaaataaatcatgacagattatatatattacatactgatctctgaatgtgacaaaaatcaatgatttctgaattcaattaTCAAACTTTACATCTCATtgtttattaggatgttgaaaatgaaccagtacaggaaaaaagacttcaatatttttttaaattatttttttacttctgattgagatttttttctgaggattgggaaaaatatcttatattttgctttgggagtGGGTCTGATAGttggacccgtgggtactacagaaaaagccctggtttgtaaaacattatgccccccttcagtattgcttttttgaaacatgaggcagataatttaatttaagtggttaaagaaaaaatgctaTGGTTTTTGACCTTTTATCTACTGATCTCAtaaccaataggggtcatctactggcctAGAGCGGCCTGCTAGTGAAGTCCTAGGTCAAGCTGTTCACACAAACTGTGCAGACAAAGTTTTGTAGCTGATAAGACACAGGGACTAACAGTAAGAACACAATATATGCCACCCATTGAGGGCATAAATGAGAGCTTATTGCTCCTTTTCAAATAAGTACACTCTGTCACTCAATAATTCAAACATATTACCTTCTGGTTTTTCAAGAAAGTCAAAACATCAAGTGTTGACATGTACActtttttctgaaagaaaagaagtttaaacatactgaCTCAGAAGAGAATTATTCATTTGCAGTTATATAGATATACAGATATGTGAAGGGCTTACAGTCAACAATTATCTAAATTAAGCTTTTGGCTGGACAAGGCTGAATTTTAACACTAAGTGCTTGACAAAATTAAGTAGGCATGGTAAGTATTTAAGCTGTGAAGGGCTTGTGCTAATTCAATCTGCTGGGTATAACCCAGGATGTTCCACCCAAGGGAGCAGTGAATCACTTCCTAATTGAACCACT
Coding sequences within:
- the LOC128208246 gene encoding uncharacterized protein LOC128208246 isoform X1 — translated: MMLSFFDENMVFYFYLSVGAAALIFAILGVLRYISISKIRLDKRDERKKVYMSTLDVLTFLKNQKPFPVGVHTGWKLQGLLNGDRVWNHEASIDNQSAPFLIYATFRKVRVPSQVVLQILKDVSKTTSWKPGCLATSITSRPGGEEEPMVRGKGIMGSLPVQHDVVEETMPAKQPSFWRSLFMEDGEIQTDKMEQKRYWHREDNGVCWHLQMCEARQHWLFFLAQPVQEVDECLLTVVGYHDNTDGFSTGRHVSEILGSLSAYIRYRKCMATSLVDMKMPSTNHEKYARSYSSSEDHTAGQKMLLRFRSLVEKPIGAEKLYSMKQQLVRSTSILRHKSPSFTTGMDLPENNAQSDLKTCSLDRRKNMPHFSRSEQVKLKTQSRDFYPKPKDTNTQSDSDAANKNTHSENNNVDKEATVANANTNNNSDASQSEDETGDMDDNDIKDLDRSLEADVDDQEKFEQSLPQKDSPDPSKEGIQHIVSANHTAAELTTVALQAANIDLRTSIQDQVLASGGWMFCGLDNDVVVLKKVSIKENIHCYLGKGVIQAKPQSVWNAIRNPRTKFAYDDSLKKVDVIEKVSDNIKIVYYYHEVLQLFKTECYDMVVAQSERVDRGDKYILAMQSADSQSNTVATPSNTSRVKVLPSGWIIEPVNKDRKVYSMVTYIMQIEQADSPLGADRTPFEDFIAKQPLGIAYLRQYLKGCLYQK
- the LOC128208246 gene encoding uncharacterized protein LOC128208246 isoform X2, which translates into the protein MMLSFFDENMVFYFYLSVGAAALIFAILGVLRYISISKIRLDKRDERKKVYMSTLDVLTFLKNQKPFPVGVHTGWKLQGLLNGDRVWNHEASIDNQSAPFLIYATFRKVRVPSQVVLQILKDVSKTTSWKPGCLATSITSRPGGEEEPMVRGKGIMGSLPVQHDVVEETMPAKQPSFWRSLFMEDGEIQTDKMEQKRYWHREDNGVCWHLQMCEARQHWLFFLAQPVQEVDECLLTVVGYHDNTDGFSTGRHVSEILGSLSAYIRYRKCMATSLVDMKMPSTNHEKYARSYSSSEDHTAGQKMLLRFRSLVEKPIGAEKLYSMKQQLVRSTSILRHKSPSFTTGMDLPENNAQSDLKTCSLDRRKNMPHFSRSEQVKLKTQSRDFYPKPKDTNTQSDSDAANKNTHSENNNVDKEATVANANTNNNSDASQSEDETGDMDDNDIKDLDRSLEADVDDQEKFEQSLPQKDSPDPSKEGIQHIVSANHTAAELTTVALQAANIDLRTSIQDQVLASGGWMFCGLDNDVVVLKKVSIKENIHCYLGKGVIQAKPQSVWNAIRNPRTKFAYDDSLKKVDVIEKVSDNIKIVIKGE